A window from Oncorhynchus mykiss isolate Arlee chromosome 9, USDA_OmykA_1.1, whole genome shotgun sequence encodes these proteins:
- the si:dkey-111f13.5 gene encoding uncharacterized protein si:dkey-111f13.5 gives MSDMGPLQRMLNRTSLSTQRLLHTHILGLGEYFLPPSTSTSTSQDPGPSSFSPHTEQPEVGATQGESPWVAVFLQRAEEDKEKSLKQQEECLQVCFKEAILASERLEAEQRQGERVEQQAQFAERCVGLREEIEREMRLAVEETCGRMRAEMQREVEEERQRDVEAMEAKVQENVKRLVRETEVCVRQQCEREAQKDLQILQDRHTVELALMQSRYRQLEQGLARVTGERMRYETEFKRLQCSYRQFVDLTESSLHSDYLLKLRRLGREPGYTDVAVQTDDVINTQHFT, from the exons GTCTGGGAGAGTATTTTCTCCCTCCGTCCACCTCTACAAGCACCAGCCAGGACCCAGGGCcatcctctttctccccccacaccGAGCAGCCAGAGGTGGGGGCCACACAGGGGGAGTCCCCCTGGGTGGCAGTATTTCTGCAGAGGGCAGAGGAGGATAAAGAGAAGTCACTGAAACAACAGGAAGAG TGTCTGCAGGTGTGCTTCAAGGAGGCCATATTGGCAAGTGAGAGGCTGGAGGCCGAACAGAGGCAGGGGGAGCGGGTAGAGCAGCAGGCCCAGTTTGCGGAGCGCTGTGTGGGGCTGCGGGAGGAGATCGAGAGGGAGATGAGGCTGGCGGTGGAGGAGACCTGCGGAAGGATGAGGGCTGAGatgcagagagaggtggaagaggagagacagagagatgtagaggcCATGGAGGCAAAAGTACAG gAGAATGTGAAGAGGCTTGTTCGGGaaacagaggtgtgtgtgcgACAGCAGTGTGAAAGAGAGGCACAGAAGGACCTACAGATTCTCCAGGACAGACATACTGTGGAACTCGCTCTAATGCAAAGCCG gTACAGGCAGCTGGAGCAGGGTCTGGCCAGAGTCacaggggagaggatgagatATGAGACAGAGTTTAAG aggtTACAGTGTAGTTACAGACAGTTTGTGGATCTGACCGagtcctccctccactctgactACCTGCTGAAGCTCCGTCGCCTGGGCAGAGAACCTGGCTATACAGACGTGGCGGTCCAGACGGATGATGTCATCAACACACAACACTTTACCTGA